The Crassostrea angulata isolate pt1a10 chromosome 1, ASM2561291v2, whole genome shotgun sequence nucleotide sequence CATGCGATAGATCATagttattttagaagtatgaacccgttaaattctgagataaaaagtcagggctatacataaatgtatacgtaatacaacgtacaaatttagtggttaaaagcagagggctagagttggtggaatctctgataatcttaaggctttcacgttttcgttggaaacacctgcaaatggtccacgtattgtagtccttttttaaaggacaagaaaataaaaataaaacaaattacatgcgTATTCCTATACACATGTAATTTGAGATATGTCATTTCTTActacattaaaataataatatattaggcatttttatgataaacgttcaaattttttatacataaaagtTCATTAAAGCGGGAAAAATCTACATAAAACCTAAACATAAACAGTTATGCAATTAAAACAACTAAAACAAGATTACTTTCGTTGAAAGAGTGTTTGATTGGCCCCTGTTAATATTCACTCGTAATGCGATGATTTTTGAAATTGGTTTCTAAGGAAAAAAGActataaaaaatgttgaaaattgtgCCAGAAGTAGAAAAATGTTGTTTTCCCCCCGAAATTCTTGTCGTATCTTAATAGCAAACGTTATTCAAATGGctatgtttttttgttgttttttttagaaataatgaTTACTTgctttttcttgagccttaatttaggtaatcagaaaaaatataaactataTCATCTTTATATCTGTTTTCTTATGTTACTGCAGGTTTGAGTTAATGTAGTGTACATGActtaatataaattttacacTAATTGAACCAATATTATTAGTTAGATAAATTGGTGCATACATTTATAGTCGTCAAATGCAAATCTTTATTTACACATCACTGGATCATCGTAGTACATTAAACTTAcagcaacatattttttttgttttgttgctaCAGTACATCTGTGGTGCAAAAGTAATTACACAGTTTTTAACGATTTTGTGGTAAATGAAGCATTTAAACCGTGGATTTGACGTTGAAATAACTTCCAAACTATACATGCAACATATAAGATACAGATTGATTAATAGACTAAATTCTATACGATTTAAACCTGGAGTCTTAGGAATGTTTTGGTAATCTTAGTTATTGTAATATATGAAGTGTCAAGTATCAAACTTTGAAATTCTTATCAAGAAACCGTAATAAAAGTGTAAAAAATTGTTCTACTCTTTGAAGTGGGTGATTACATAAAGATGGGTGCCACCCAGACACGAATGTAGATTTAATTATTATCACACATTTGCTCAAATTATACGCATTGGATATCACCCCCTGTATACAATTTTGATAACACTTATTTTCACGCAAAACTGATGAAACAAAATTGAGATCTTGATGGAACAACATTGGGATCTTTtgcttgttaaaaaaattttcaaaaaaggatTGATGTAATTTTTATTATGCTTCACAGTCAAATAAAAAGGGTTCCGTAGTAAATCCATTATAACAAcaaatacaatatattattgGGCATAGTTTTCTgaaatttatttcagtaaatatgaacaaaatccTTGGGTGGATTTGAACTCGGGATATGCCATTCACAATcccgatactttaaccactaCGCTATTATGATATTCAATAAAATCGATCGATACAAATAATTTCACCAAATATCttaatcgccatcttgtgacgtataGTCTTAAAAATAATAACCTTGATGTAGTGagctaaaatattttattgtatgtaaaattatttctgtgtaaaagaaaaaacTTTCAATCCTtatgtttttgttaaataatacaataatgtGTTTATAGCGTGATGGCAATGATGCGACAGATGTTGTATCAGTacttatatgtaaacaaatagaGGAAACATCGCCCTTGGCTATACATGTGCGTTGAGAACTTCACAACGATGTTTCGGGATCTAATATTAGCGTTGCTTTTCGGGTTCCTTGGtgtcacaaaaatcaatgttgcTAGTAACTTACAGACAGGCATACAGACCAAGGTTGATTTGCTGAAGTCGTTGATTTACGATAACGCTAAGGCCACAGTGACCTTAGACTCAACGGCCTTCAAGGAACTAATTAAATTGTCTACAGGTAATTCTATGCAATTCtaaatttctttcaaaaataattttccaaGAAATGCCATAAGTGTACATTTTGTTTACTGATTGACACAGAATCATCCAGTTTTCCTCGAAGTGTAAGCTTTTCTGTCAGCGTAAAATCTACCATACTTGCTTTCGGGGCTGGACAAACAGTGAAATATGACGCAGTCCTAACAAATGACGGGAACGGATATGACGACAGAACGGGGGTGTTCACGTGTCCTGTGGCGGGAACCTACATGTTTGTTGTTGATTCCTTATCTTGGCCTGGGATTTGGTTAAAACTGAAAGTCAACAAATTAACAGTGGGAAAACTTCACGTGAGTTCTGGGCATAAAGTTGACTTGATTCAAATAAGCAGGACAGTGATCGTGAAGCTGAAGTCTGGGGATCATgtcaaagttgaaaatgataaaaacggCGGTAAGATATACCATGGCATGTACTCAGGGTTTACAGGAGCCCTATTGTACTGACTGGTTATCTGATAATCTCTTGacctttataaatattccaaccaaaataagataaaaatgtaTCAGAACATTGTTGTTGTGATATAACATATAGAAATAATAACATTaatctaatgaaaatattctatattGTGATATCAACTCTTTGACCCACAGACGTCGATTTAGCGCTTCGATAGGATCCAAAATAACTTTTTAGATACAAAATCAGATCTACTGGGTAGATTTTGCCACCCTTTCATAACTCGCGAGGTATTCGTGCTATTGGAGTTTATTAATGATaattgtgaaagaaaaaaaacaatgtctTGTTATAACCCGTTTATAATGTTCCtaattattaattcattttgattcaCGTCACCAGCTGGAAATATATATGACAATTGGTTTGTTTCTTAAAGGTTATCAAGTATGATATCAGTACATAAGGTTTGACGACGGAAATATTGTGATTTACTTTATCTTCCATTCTACGTGGATTATTTTGTTAAACTCggttaagaaaataaaataaaaaacaaaatacagtgtatatgtTTATTCCTTCAAGAGATCTGTCATTTCTTACTACATAACAATGGTATATTAGACATTAATTATGTAATGCAAGCaagaaataatcaaaataaaatcaaaacatacaCAGTTCTGCAAATATAACAACTAATACGATGTTACTTTCGTTAAAAGAATGCCCGATTGGCCGCTGTTAATTGTCCCTTGTAATGCGATGATATTTTAAATTGGTGTCTAAGGATGATAGAATATAcacatcattttgaaaattgtgccagaagtaaaaaaaaaccccgtttTTTTCCTCCTAAAATCTTCGTTGTATCTTAATAGCATACGTCATGCATTTAAATGGATATGTTTTTAGAAATAATGATTACTTGCCTTTTTCTTAAGCCAACGAATAATCTGCTCTTAATTTAGCAATCCTATAAATATAGATAACGATATAATGAGGGTGTTTCATTGGCTGACATTTCCGCAAGAGGCTTTTTGAAATGTTATTGATACTTTCACTTGAGCCACCAAAACGACCCTTGGCAAAGACAGGGACGTCATAATAACTAGTTATCGATTAGgctttatgatgaaaaaaagtgACAATGGTATTGCAAAGCCATGTTACGATGTAATTAGAGTCGTTAAGATGGTCGCCCTTGGCTCGAACCAGTGAAGTATCACCCTGTTCCAAGAACCTTCAAGTAACAGTAATTTTTGTTGTCTGCCAACTTACagtctgtctttttttttttttaaaaacacccaTCTATACGAGCGACCTTGACCCTCTGGTAGCTATCGATGTTACGTAAAGGTGATATAGCAACATCATTCCATTTTTTGTTAGATATGGTTAAATGTTTCAAGACCTGCAATTATGATGTATTAAATCGCCATATCCACCAGATAGCCAAGGACAAAAGGATTAGTGAACCGAGATTCAAAAGGTCCATCCCCGATTTATGGTTTTTGATTGTCAGCATACACGTG carries:
- the LOC128188266 gene encoding complement C1q-like protein 3 → MCVENFTTMFRDLILALLFGFLGVTKINVASNLQTGIQTKVDLLKSLIYDNAKATVTLDSTAFKELIKLSTESSSFPRSVSFSVSVKSTILAFGAGQTVKYDAVLTNDGNGYDDRTGVFTCPVAGTYMFVVDSLSWPGIWLKLKVNKLTVGKLHVSSGHKVDLIQISRTVIVKLKSGDHVKVENDKNGGKIYHGMYSGFTGALLY